The nucleotide sequence TCACAGGATACCGATGATAATAGAGGCCAGAGAGGCAGGAATAATTGCTGCTGACCCTAAGTACGATCTTACAGAGAAGATAATTAAACTCTACGACCAGCAGGCAGGAAAATGAAGTTAAGAGAGCTTGCCGAGAAGTTCGGGTGCAGATTAGTTGGAAACGGAGAAACTGAGATAACGGGAGTTGCAGAAATTCACAGGGCTGGTCCCGGCCAGATTACCTTCTTAACAAACCCCAGGTATAAAAAGTTCCTCAAAGGAACAAAGGCCTCTGCAGTTCTAACCGGTAGCGAAATTAAGGAGATAAAGATACCTCAGCTTATCTGCGAAGAGCCCTACGTCGTCTTTGCAAAGCTCCTAGCCCTCTTTTACCCGGAAAAGCTGCCTGAACCTCAGATCTCACCTAAAGCTTCAATTTCCAAAACAGCTAATATAGGTAATAACTGCTACGTAGGGGATTTTGCCTTTATAGGGGAAAACACGACCATAGGGGACAACTGCTTCATATTTCCCGGCGTTTACGTAGGTAACAACTGTCAAATAGGTAAGGGAACGGTTATCTTTCCCAACGTTTCAATCTACGACGGAACGGTAATAGGAAGGGGAGTGAGGGTTCACTCTGGAACCGTAATCGGCTCAGACGGTTTCGGATACGCCTTCAGCAAAAAGGAGATGAAAATATACAAAGTTCCTCAAAGGGGAAGGGTAGTTATTGAGGACTTCGTTGAAATAGGCGCCAACACGACGATAGACAGGGGAACGATAGGGGAGACCTTAATAGGTGAAGGAACGAAAATAGATAATCTAGTTCAAATAGGCCACAACGTAAAGATAGGAAAATACTGTTTCATAGTCTCCCAAGTTGGAATTTCCGGAAGTACGAAGATAGGGAACTTCGTTACCCTTGCAGGGAAAGTCGGAGTTGCCGGCCACATTGAAGTTGGGGATAACATAACCGTAGGCGCCAAGTCAGGGATTACAAAGAGCCTAAAAGAGCCGGGAACTTACGCAGGATTTCCAGCAAGGCCCTACAGGGAATGGAGGAAAATTCAAGCCTTAATTGATAGGCTTCCGGAAATTTACGAAAAGGTAAAAAGACTCTTAAAGAGCTAAGGAGGAAAGATGGAGTTCCACGTTAAGGACTTAAACCTTGCAGATGAGGGTAAGAAGAGGATAGAATGGGCCGAAATGGACATGCCGGTTCTCAGGAAGGAGATAAGGAAGAGGTTTATGGAGGAGAAGCCCCTCAAAGGAATAAGAATCGGAGCTTGCCTCCACGTTACAACGGAAACCGCCAACCTAATGAGAACCTTAAAGGAAGGGGGAGCTGAAGTTTACCTCTGCGCCTCAAACCCCCTATCAACTCAGGATGACGTAGCAGCGGCCCTAGTTAAGCACTACAACATTCCAGTTTTTGCCATAAAGGGAGAGGATGAGGAAACTTACTACATACACATTGAGGAGGTCTTAAAGAGGAGACCTAACATAACGATGGACGACGGTGCAGATTTAATATCTACACTCCACATGAAACACAGAGAGCTTATACCTGAAGTAATTGGAGGAACCGAGGAGACAACAACCGGCGTAATCAGGTTGAGGGCGATGGCAAAGGACGGAGCTCTCACCTACCCAGTAATAGCCGTAAATGAGGCCTTAACGAAACACCTCTTTGACAACAGGTATGGAACCGGACAGTCAACGATAGATGGAATTTTAAGGGCGACAAACAGGCTCATTGCAGGTTCTACCTTCGTTGTGGCAGGTTACGGTTGGTGTGGTAAGGGCGTTGCAATGAGGGTTAAAGGAATGGGAGCTGACGTAATCGTCACTGAGGTTGACCCGATTAAGGCCATTGAAGCAAAGATGGACGGATTTAGGGTAATGACCATGCTTGAGGCTGCAAAGATTGGAGACTTCTTCTGTACAGTTACCGGTAATATCCACGTAATAAGGGAAGAACACTTTAAAGTAATGAAGGACGGAGCAATAGTCTGCAATTCAGGGCACTTCAATGTTGAGATTGACATACCGGCACTTGAGAAGTTGGCCATTAAGAAGGAGAGAATAAGGCCATTCGTTGACGAGTACACTTTAGATGACGGAAGGAGAATTTACCTGCTTGCCGAAGGTAGGCTCGTCAACTTGGCAGCAGCTGAGGGACATCCGGCTTCAGTTATGGATATGAGCTTTGCCAACCAGGCCCTAAGTGCAGAGTATTTGGTCAAAGAAGGGAAGAACCTAGAACCAAACGTCTACACCGTTCCGGAACACATAGATAGAAGCGTTGCAGAACTTAAGCTCAAATCTATGGGAATAGAGATAGACCAGTTGACCCCCGAACAGGTAGAGTATCTGAACTCTTGGGAGATGGGAACTTAAGGTAAGAAACGCAAATAAAAAAGCCCCGCTTAAGCGGGGCTTTTCATTTTTAAGGGAATTGGCGCCCGCAATGGACGATTAAGGCTTGATGGCGGAGAGGGCGGGATTCGAACCCGCGGTACGGGCTTTAACCCGTACACCCGCTTAGCAGGCGGGCGCCTTCAGCCAGCTCGGCCACCTCTCCAAAAAAATAAAGTGGTGAGCCCGGGAGGATTCGAACCTCCGACCTACGGATTAAAAGTCCGTTGCTCTACCAGCTGAGCTACGGGCCCATTAGTGGCGGAGGGGGAGGGATTTGAACCCCCGGAGGGCTGGTTAGGCCCTCAGGT is from Thermovibrio guaymasensis and encodes:
- the ahcY gene encoding adenosylhomocysteinase, with product MEFHVKDLNLADEGKKRIEWAEMDMPVLRKEIRKRFMEEKPLKGIRIGACLHVTTETANLMRTLKEGGAEVYLCASNPLSTQDDVAAALVKHYNIPVFAIKGEDEETYYIHIEEVLKRRPNITMDDGADLISTLHMKHRELIPEVIGGTEETTTGVIRLRAMAKDGALTYPVIAVNEALTKHLFDNRYGTGQSTIDGILRATNRLIAGSTFVVAGYGWCGKGVAMRVKGMGADVIVTEVDPIKAIEAKMDGFRVMTMLEAAKIGDFFCTVTGNIHVIREEHFKVMKDGAIVCNSGHFNVEIDIPALEKLAIKKERIRPFVDEYTLDDGRRIYLLAEGRLVNLAAAEGHPASVMDMSFANQALSAEYLVKEGKNLEPNVYTVPEHIDRSVAELKLKSMGIEIDQLTPEQVEYLNSWEMGT
- the lpxD gene encoding UDP-3-O-(3-hydroxymyristoyl)glucosamine N-acyltransferase, with protein sequence MKLRELAEKFGCRLVGNGETEITGVAEIHRAGPGQITFLTNPRYKKFLKGTKASAVLTGSEIKEIKIPQLICEEPYVVFAKLLALFYPEKLPEPQISPKASISKTANIGNNCYVGDFAFIGENTTIGDNCFIFPGVYVGNNCQIGKGTVIFPNVSIYDGTVIGRGVRVHSGTVIGSDGFGYAFSKKEMKIYKVPQRGRVVIEDFVEIGANTTIDRGTIGETLIGEGTKIDNLVQIGHNVKIGKYCFIVSQVGISGSTKIGNFVTLAGKVGVAGHIEVGDNITVGAKSGITKSLKEPGTYAGFPARPYREWRKIQALIDRLPEIYEKVKRLLKS